A portion of the Krasilnikovia cinnamomea genome contains these proteins:
- a CDS encoding glycoside hydrolase domain-containing protein has product MAAPCGDPGGRRPLFRLLCTAIAATVFGTVGAAPPAAAAPAPGTFTGYGFDTCTAPSSATMDAWLASPYRAIGIYFGGNNRACAQPNLTPGWVAHQQAAGWHLLPIYLGPQASCTTSNKRYRIDNTQAAAQGRAAADDAATQAAALGLSAPSVLIYDMEAYRTDDAACRAGVLAFMSAWTARLHDRGHLSGFYSSMASGVADQVANYRTAGYVRPDYLDFARWDGVATVTDPAIPASYWPPHRRMKQYRGDHQETYGGVTINIDNDYVDFGPLPSATFADFNRNGWSDVLARTTSSGNLVLYPGNGTYLDTAAARGLGGGWGAMNAIVRIGDLNRDGREDVVARQSSNGDLWFYPGTGSGFGTRKRIGTGWNSLREITAIGDFNRDGYPDLLAVRTADRNLYLYPGRAGTTLGPRVRVGTGGWTTMSELTGVGDFDRNGVPDLIARVTSTGTLQFYSGRSGGFAARRQIGSSWDTMRDLVGVGDFNRDGYLDLAAVQKSTNYVFLYPGNGSTLQARVRVATGFSGRAPLL; this is encoded by the coding sequence ATGGCTGCCCCGTGCGGCGACCCTGGCGGCCGCCGCCCCCTGTTCCGTCTGCTCTGCACCGCGATCGCCGCCACCGTGTTCGGCACGGTCGGTGCCGCGCCGCCCGCTGCCGCAGCTCCCGCGCCGGGCACCTTCACCGGGTATGGGTTCGACACCTGCACCGCGCCGTCGAGCGCGACGATGGACGCCTGGCTGGCGTCGCCGTACCGGGCGATCGGGATCTACTTCGGCGGCAACAACCGCGCCTGCGCCCAACCCAACCTGACCCCGGGGTGGGTGGCCCACCAGCAGGCCGCGGGCTGGCATCTGCTGCCGATCTACCTCGGCCCGCAGGCGTCGTGCACCACCTCGAACAAGCGGTACAGGATCGACAACACGCAGGCGGCGGCACAGGGACGGGCCGCGGCGGACGACGCCGCCACCCAGGCCGCGGCGCTCGGGCTGAGCGCACCCAGCGTGCTGATCTACGACATGGAGGCGTACCGCACCGACGACGCCGCCTGCCGGGCCGGGGTGCTGGCCTTCATGAGCGCGTGGACGGCACGGCTGCACGACCGCGGCCACCTGTCCGGCTTCTACTCCAGCATGGCATCCGGGGTGGCCGACCAGGTGGCGAACTACCGCACCGCCGGGTACGTGCGCCCCGACTACCTGGACTTCGCCCGCTGGGACGGCGTCGCCACGGTCACCGACCCGGCGATCCCGGCCAGCTACTGGCCGCCGCACCGCCGGATGAAGCAGTACCGGGGCGACCACCAGGAGACGTACGGCGGCGTCACCATCAACATCGACAACGACTACGTGGACTTCGGTCCGCTGCCGTCGGCCACCTTCGCGGACTTCAACCGCAACGGCTGGTCCGACGTGCTGGCCCGCACCACCAGCAGCGGCAACCTGGTGCTGTACCCGGGCAACGGCACCTACCTGGACACCGCCGCGGCCCGCGGCCTGGGCGGCGGCTGGGGCGCGATGAACGCGATCGTCCGGATCGGCGACCTGAACCGCGACGGCCGCGAGGACGTCGTGGCGCGGCAGAGTTCCAACGGCGACCTCTGGTTCTACCCGGGCACCGGCTCGGGCTTCGGCACCCGCAAGCGGATCGGCACCGGCTGGAACTCGCTGCGCGAGATCACCGCGATCGGCGACTTCAACCGGGACGGCTACCCCGACCTGCTGGCCGTGCGGACCGCCGACAGGAACCTGTACCTCTACCCGGGCCGCGCCGGCACCACACTGGGTCCCCGGGTACGGGTCGGCACCGGCGGCTGGACCACCATGAGCGAGCTGACCGGCGTCGGGGACTTCGACCGCAACGGCGTGCCGGACCTGATCGCCCGGGTCACCTCCACCGGCACCCTGCAGTTCTACTCGGGACGCTCCGGCGGCTTCGCCGCGCGACGGCAGATCGGCAGCAGCTGGGACACCATGCGCGACCTGGTTGGCGTGGGCGACTTCAACCGCGACGGCTACCTGGACCTGGCCGCGGTGCAGAAGTCGACCAACTACGTCTTCCTGTACCCGGGCAACGGCAGCACCCTGCAGGCCCGCGTCCGGGTGGCGACGGGCTTCTCCGGGCGCGCGCCGCTGCTGTGA
- a CDS encoding GAF domain-containing protein — protein MTPDEAAQGRLGTLLRGYLEVARADDLDAVLRHLVEAAKALVGARYAALGVVAQSTLVRFIHAGADEGARERIGCLPEGKGLLGLLLERPEPLRLANIADHVRSVGFPEHHPPMRSFLGVPVRVGPRLFGHLYLTEKRDAAEFTCDDEQLVVALAAAAGVAIENATLLVEGRRRQAFHAAMAQAATELLAGAEADVALHRFGHAAQDTLRAAGAVAAIPVGDDPGTMIVAVADGIFRPWRGARVTVPDSVLGDAVAFGGLAVADADRLPGGPPAPGSVGQSMAVPLLDERDLTGVLMVSRRAGAEVFDPLDREIMAALAAQAGLVLRLARARHDTEQLRLLEDRQQIGEELRSRAIHRLFRHGLALQCLATRLSPPAFRDRLQDQIEEVDGIIRDIRDTVLSLEGFPGSPAP, from the coding sequence ATGACGCCAGACGAGGCCGCCCAGGGGCGGCTGGGCACGCTGCTGCGCGGCTACCTCGAGGTTGCCCGGGCGGACGACCTCGACGCTGTGCTCCGGCACCTCGTCGAGGCCGCGAAGGCCCTGGTGGGCGCCAGGTACGCCGCGCTGGGCGTGGTCGCCCAGAGCACGCTTGTCCGATTCATCCACGCGGGCGCCGACGAGGGCGCGCGGGAGCGGATCGGCTGCCTGCCCGAGGGCAAGGGGCTGCTCGGGCTCCTGCTGGAGCGCCCCGAGCCGCTGCGGCTGGCCAACATCGCCGACCACGTCCGATCGGTCGGCTTCCCCGAGCACCACCCCCCGATGCGCTCCTTCCTCGGCGTGCCCGTACGGGTCGGGCCGCGGCTCTTCGGCCACCTCTACCTGACCGAGAAACGCGACGCCGCCGAGTTCACCTGCGACGACGAGCAACTGGTGGTGGCGCTGGCCGCCGCGGCCGGGGTGGCGATCGAGAACGCCACCCTGCTCGTGGAGGGCCGGCGCCGGCAGGCGTTCCACGCCGCCATGGCGCAGGCGGCGACGGAGCTGCTGGCGGGCGCCGAGGCCGACGTGGCGCTGCACCGCTTCGGCCACGCCGCCCAGGACACCCTGCGGGCCGCGGGCGCGGTGGCGGCGATCCCCGTCGGCGACGACCCGGGCACCATGATCGTGGCGGTCGCCGACGGCATCTTCCGGCCGTGGCGGGGCGCCCGCGTGACGGTGCCGGACTCGGTGCTCGGCGACGCCGTCGCGTTCGGCGGACTCGCCGTGGCGGATGCCGACCGGCTGCCCGGGGGGCCGCCCGCGCCGGGCTCGGTGGGCCAGTCCATGGCCGTACCGTTGCTGGACGAGCGGGATCTCACGGGGGTGCTGATGGTCTCGCGCCGGGCCGGTGCCGAGGTCTTCGACCCGCTCGACCGGGAGATCATGGCGGCGCTGGCCGCCCAGGCGGGGTTGGTGTTACGCCTGGCCCGCGCCCGCCACGACACCGAACAGCTACGGCTGCTGGAGGACCGCCAGCAGATCGGTGAGGAGCTGCGCAGCCGGGCGATCCACCGGCTGTTCCGGCACGGACTGGCGCTGCAGTGCCTGGCCACCCGGCTCTCCCCACCCGCGTTCCGGGATCGGCTGCAGGACCAGATCGAAGAGGTGGACGGCATCATCCGCGACATCCGGGACACGGTCCTGTCGCTGGAGGGATTCCCGGGCTCCCCGGCTCCCTGA
- a CDS encoding glycosyltransferase — MTTTISPTGRLSAVPATARPVAALAAVVGEQRHARLLAAARDFRTRFAGHTLWTVSSTASGGSVAEMLQALVGYVRDLDLDIRWLVIGGDPGFFAVTKHLHHLLHGFPGRLTLGPDTAAHYEDVLAANAQDLLGRVHPGDIVLLHDPQTAGLAPWLTHAGVHVVWRSHVGCDLQNAATRDGWAFLRPYLQHADAYVFSRRAFVPAWLPAERTRIITPSIDPFAPKNQDLSPAVVRAVLAAAGLIDAPVTGPPVYRRLDGGTGLIAHRATVVAETLPGPDEPLVVQVSRWDPLKDMAGVMRSFAEYVAPYAQGRLVLAGPALVSDDPEGALVRAACVQRWRGLPSAVRERIVLASLPVDDVDENAVLVNALQRHAAVVTQKSLAEGFGLTVAEAMWKGRPVVASAVGGIPDQITEGTGVLVPDPSDLAAFGMALCGLLSDPATREQLGAAAHERVRTAFVGDLHLLRYAEMLTALLSVVPGG; from the coding sequence ATGACCACGACGATCAGCCCCACCGGCCGCCTCAGCGCGGTGCCCGCGACCGCGCGCCCGGTGGCGGCGCTGGCCGCCGTGGTGGGCGAGCAACGCCACGCCCGGCTGCTGGCCGCGGCCCGCGACTTCCGGACCCGGTTCGCGGGCCACACCCTCTGGACCGTGAGCTCCACCGCGTCCGGCGGAAGCGTCGCCGAGATGCTGCAGGCCCTGGTCGGGTACGTGCGCGACCTCGACCTGGACATCCGCTGGCTGGTGATCGGCGGCGACCCGGGGTTCTTCGCGGTCACCAAGCACCTGCACCACCTGCTGCACGGCTTCCCCGGCCGGTTGACGCTCGGCCCGGACACGGCGGCCCACTACGAGGACGTGCTGGCCGCCAACGCCCAGGACCTGCTCGGCCGCGTCCACCCGGGCGACATCGTGCTGCTGCACGACCCGCAGACCGCCGGGCTGGCGCCGTGGCTCACCCACGCCGGGGTGCACGTGGTGTGGCGCAGCCACGTCGGCTGCGACCTGCAGAACGCGGCCACCCGCGACGGCTGGGCGTTCCTGCGGCCCTACCTGCAGCACGCGGACGCGTACGTGTTCTCCCGGCGCGCGTTCGTCCCGGCCTGGCTGCCCGCCGAGCGGACCCGGATCATCACCCCGTCGATCGACCCGTTCGCGCCGAAGAACCAGGACCTGTCCCCGGCCGTGGTGCGCGCGGTGCTGGCCGCCGCCGGGCTGATCGACGCGCCGGTGACCGGGCCGCCGGTGTACCGGCGCCTCGACGGCGGCACGGGCCTGATCGCGCACCGGGCCACCGTGGTCGCCGAGACCCTGCCGGGCCCCGACGAGCCGCTGGTCGTGCAGGTGTCGCGCTGGGACCCGCTCAAGGACATGGCCGGGGTGATGCGCTCGTTCGCCGAGTACGTCGCCCCGTACGCCCAGGGGCGGCTCGTGCTGGCGGGCCCGGCGCTGGTCAGCGACGACCCCGAGGGCGCCCTGGTGCGCGCCGCGTGCGTGCAGCGGTGGCGCGGGCTGCCGTCGGCGGTACGGGAGCGGATCGTCCTGGCCTCGCTGCCGGTGGACGACGTCGACGAGAACGCCGTACTGGTCAACGCGTTGCAGCGGCATGCCGCCGTGGTGACCCAGAAGAGCCTCGCCGAGGGGTTCGGGCTGACGGTCGCCGAGGCGATGTGGAAGGGACGCCCGGTGGTGGCGTCGGCGGTCGGCGGCATCCCCGACCAGATCACCGAGGGCACCGGAGTGCTGGTGCCCGATCCGTCCGACCTGGCCGCGTTCGGGATGGCGTTGTGCGGGCTGCTGTCCGACCCGGCCACCCGCGAGCAGCTCGGCGCGGCCGCCCACGAGCGGGTCCGGACCGCGTTCGTCGGTGACCTGCACCTGCTGCGCTACGCCGAGATGCTGACGGCGCTGCTGAGCGTCGTGCCCGGCGGCTGA